Proteins from a single region of Pseudomonas fulva:
- a CDS encoding NAD(P)/FAD-dependent oxidoreductase, which translates to MKRLKLVMIGNGMAGVRTLEELLKIAPDLYHITVFGAEPHPNYNRILLSPVLAGEQTFDDIVLNDLAWYASHGIELRLGRKVVAIDRIRRRVIADDGSSADYDRLLIATGSRPFMLPVPGNRLDGVIGYRDIADTRLMLDSANRHRRAVVIGGGLLGLEAAHGLKLRGMDVSVVHNGATLLERQLDERAGRLLQAALERRGLHFALGKQTSELIGNAAGRVSAVRFSDGESLPADLVVMAAGIRPNIELAQDAGLPCARGILVDDTLQSFDPRVYAVGECVSHRGVAYGLVAPLFEQARVCASHLAMQGYRRYLGSLTSTKLKVTGIELFSAGDFAGHPGTQSITLDDPTTGSYRKLVLKNDVLVGACLYGDTADSAWYLQLIREGGNLAAIRDLLMFGEAAVASLTPAVPAEPLLLQGAA; encoded by the coding sequence ACGGCATGGCCGGCGTGCGCACGCTCGAAGAGCTGCTGAAGATCGCTCCGGACCTTTACCACATCACCGTATTCGGCGCCGAGCCGCACCCCAACTACAACCGCATCCTGCTCTCGCCGGTATTGGCCGGCGAGCAGACCTTCGATGACATCGTGCTCAACGACCTCGCCTGGTACGCCAGCCATGGCATCGAACTGCGCCTGGGCCGCAAGGTAGTGGCGATCGATCGCATCCGCCGCCGGGTGATCGCCGATGACGGCAGCAGTGCCGACTATGACCGCCTGCTGATCGCCACCGGCTCGCGGCCGTTCATGCTGCCGGTACCCGGCAACAGGCTGGACGGCGTGATCGGCTACCGCGACATCGCCGACACCCGCCTTATGCTCGACAGCGCCAACCGGCACCGCCGCGCCGTGGTCATCGGCGGTGGCCTGCTGGGCCTGGAAGCCGCCCACGGCCTCAAGCTGCGCGGCATGGACGTCAGCGTGGTGCACAACGGCGCCACCCTGCTCGAGCGCCAACTCGACGAGCGTGCCGGGCGGCTGCTGCAGGCGGCCCTGGAGCGCCGCGGCCTGCACTTCGCCCTCGGCAAGCAGACCAGCGAACTGATCGGCAACGCCGCCGGCCGGGTCAGCGCGGTGCGTTTCAGCGATGGCGAGAGCCTGCCCGCCGATCTGGTGGTGATGGCCGCCGGCATCCGCCCCAATATCGAACTGGCCCAGGACGCCGGCCTGCCCTGCGCCCGCGGCATCCTGGTCGACGACACGCTGCAGAGCTTCGACCCGCGCGTGTACGCGGTGGGCGAATGCGTCAGCCACCGCGGCGTCGCCTATGGCCTGGTGGCGCCGCTGTTCGAGCAGGCGCGGGTATGCGCCAGCCACCTGGCCATGCAGGGCTATCGCCGCTACCTCGGGTCGCTGACCTCGACCAAACTGAAAGTCACCGGCATCGAGCTGTTTTCCGCCGGTGATTTCGCAGGCCACCCCGGCACCCAGAGCATCACCCTGGACGACCCAACCACCGGCAGCTACCGCAAGCTGGTGCTCAAGAACGACGTGCTGGTCGGCGCCTGCCTGTACGGCGACACCGCTGACAGCGCCTGGTACCTGCAGCTGATCCGCGAGGGCGGCAACCTGGCCGCGATCCGCGACCTGCTGATGTTCGGCGAAGCGGCCGTGGCCAGCCTGACACCGGCCGTGCCAGCCGAACCGCTGCTCCTGCAGGGGGCGGCCTGA
- a CDS encoding nitrate reductase: MSSRARQTTASTCCYCGVGCGVLIDHDGERILGISGDPAHPANFGKLCSKGASLHLTGDLAARALYPELRLGKGLGRTRTDWDSALDHAAEVFAETIRKHGPDSVAFYISGQLLTEDYYAFNKLARALVGTNNIDSNSRLCMSSAVVGYKRSLGADAPPCSYEDIEQADTLLIIGSNMAYAHPILFRRLEAAKAGNPQMKVIVVDPRRTDTCELADLHLAIAPGSDVALLHGVLHLLLEQGRIDHAFIEAHTEGFDALPSLAADYTPARVAGLCAISEADLRRCAEWIGRSPRFLSLWCMGVNQSTAGTAKNAAIINLHLATGQIGQPGSGPFSLTGQPNAMGGRETGSLSNLLPGHREVANPEHRAEIAAYWGVDRLPETPGLSAIELFEAVGSGRIKALWIACTNPAQSMPDQQRIHQALRDCPFVVVQEAFSTTETCRFADLLLPAASWGEKEGTVTNSERRVSRVRRAVPAPGEARADWSITCDFARRLEARLPGTPAGLFAFSNPEQLFEEYKVLTRRRDLDLSGLGYGLLEARGPQQWPFPEGAERGTPRLYGDGQFPSVNGRARFIAEAYQSPKEQRDERYPLTLNTGRLRDQWHGMSRTGTAARLFAHVEEPLLGLHPQDLAQRQLEDGRLVEVRSRRGALVLRVQADASLQPGQAFLPMHWGDRFLKGLGVNALTLPAFDPLSKQPELKHAGIEVQAIDLPWTFQALVEGDVQQRLQALRPLCDGFAHASFALVGRETSALVMRAAHHHAPAAALLDQLHQHLGLNDGPVMRYDDPRDELGCMPIHKRVRIEDSRLTGFALSGESRAHNWLRELWQNQTSLDDDTGRALRRWLLAPLETPPGRTTIRTGKTLCTCMNVSETAVREGIERGCDLAALKRNLGCGTGCGSCVPEIKRLLALQTIEA; this comes from the coding sequence ATGAGCAGCCGCGCCAGGCAAACCACCGCCTCGACCTGCTGCTACTGCGGCGTCGGCTGCGGCGTGCTGATCGACCACGATGGCGAGCGCATCCTCGGCATCAGCGGCGATCCGGCGCACCCGGCCAATTTCGGCAAGCTGTGCAGCAAGGGCGCCTCGCTGCACCTGACCGGCGACCTCGCCGCCCGCGCGCTGTATCCCGAACTGCGCCTCGGCAAAGGGCTGGGCCGCACCCGCACCGATTGGGACAGCGCCCTGGATCACGCCGCTGAGGTATTCGCCGAGACCATTCGCAAACACGGCCCGGACAGCGTGGCGTTCTATATCTCCGGGCAGCTGCTGACCGAGGATTACTACGCTTTCAACAAGCTGGCCCGTGCCCTGGTCGGCACCAACAATATCGACAGCAATTCACGCCTGTGCATGTCCTCGGCCGTGGTCGGCTACAAGCGCAGCCTGGGCGCCGACGCCCCGCCCTGCTCCTACGAGGACATCGAGCAGGCCGACACGTTGCTGATCATCGGCAGCAACATGGCCTACGCCCACCCGATCCTGTTTCGTCGCCTGGAAGCGGCCAAGGCTGGCAACCCGCAGATGAAGGTGATCGTCGTCGACCCACGGCGCACCGACACCTGCGAGCTGGCCGATCTGCACCTGGCCATCGCCCCTGGCAGCGACGTGGCGCTGCTGCACGGCGTGCTGCACCTGCTGCTGGAACAGGGGCGGATCGACCACGCCTTTATCGAAGCTCACACGGAAGGTTTCGACGCCCTGCCAAGCCTGGCTGCCGACTACACGCCGGCACGGGTTGCCGGGCTGTGCGCGATCAGCGAGGCGGATCTGCGCCGCTGCGCGGAGTGGATCGGCCGCTCGCCACGCTTTCTGTCGCTGTGGTGCATGGGCGTCAACCAGTCCACCGCCGGCACCGCCAAGAACGCCGCGATCATCAACCTGCACCTGGCCACCGGGCAGATCGGCCAGCCAGGCAGCGGGCCGTTTTCCCTTACCGGCCAGCCCAATGCCATGGGCGGCCGGGAAACCGGCAGCCTGTCCAACCTGCTGCCTGGCCACCGCGAAGTCGCCAACCCCGAACACCGCGCCGAAATCGCTGCTTACTGGGGCGTCGACAGGCTGCCGGAAACGCCAGGGCTCAGCGCCATCGAGCTGTTCGAGGCCGTCGGCAGCGGCAGGATCAAGGCACTGTGGATCGCCTGCACCAACCCGGCCCAGTCGATGCCCGATCAGCAGCGAATTCATCAGGCCCTGCGCGACTGCCCGTTCGTGGTGGTGCAGGAAGCATTTTCCACCACCGAGACCTGCCGCTTCGCCGACCTGCTGCTGCCCGCTGCCAGCTGGGGCGAGAAGGAAGGCACGGTGACCAACTCCGAGCGCCGCGTCAGCCGGGTGCGCCGTGCGGTGCCGGCACCAGGCGAGGCGCGGGCGGACTGGTCGATCACCTGCGACTTCGCCCGCCGCCTGGAAGCCAGGCTGCCGGGCACGCCGGCCGGCCTTTTCGCCTTCAGCAACCCCGAGCAACTGTTCGAGGAATACAAGGTACTGACCCGTCGGCGTGACCTGGACCTGAGCGGGCTCGGCTACGGCCTGCTGGAAGCCCGTGGCCCCCAGCAGTGGCCATTTCCCGAAGGCGCAGAACGAGGTACGCCGCGCCTCTACGGCGATGGCCAGTTTCCGAGCGTCAACGGTCGCGCACGCTTTATCGCCGAGGCCTATCAGTCACCCAAGGAGCAGCGCGACGAGCGCTATCCACTGACGCTGAACACCGGCCGCCTGCGTGATCAGTGGCACGGCATGAGCCGCACCGGCACCGCGGCGCGGCTGTTCGCCCATGTCGAGGAACCGCTGCTCGGCCTGCATCCCCAGGACCTGGCGCAGCGGCAGCTGGAGGACGGCAGGCTGGTCGAGGTGCGCAGCCGCCGCGGCGCGCTGGTGCTGCGTGTGCAGGCCGACGCCAGCCTGCAACCGGGCCAGGCGTTCCTGCCCATGCACTGGGGCGACCGCTTTCTCAAGGGTCTGGGCGTCAACGCCCTGACCTTACCGGCATTCGATCCGCTGTCGAAGCAGCCTGAGCTCAAGCACGCCGGCATCGAGGTGCAGGCCATCGACCTGCCCTGGACCTTCCAGGCGCTGGTCGAAGGCGACGTGCAGCAGCGCCTGCAGGCCTTGCGCCCGCTGTGCGACGGCTTCGCCCATGCCAGCTTCGCCCTGGTCGGCCGTGAAACCTCGGCACTGGTGATGCGTGCCGCCCATCATCACGCCCCGGCTGCCGCCTTGCTCGACCAGCTGCACCAGCACCTGGGCCTGAACGATGGCCCGGTGATGCGCTACGACGACCCGCGCGATGAACTGGGCTGCATGCCCATCCACAAACGCGTGCGTATCGAGGACAGCCGCCTGACCGGTTTTGCCCTGAGTGGCGAAAGCAGAGCACATAACTGGCTGCGTGAACTCTGGCAGAACCAGACCTCGCTGGACGACGACACCGGCCGCGCCCTGCGGCGTTGGCTTCTGGCCCCGCTGGAAACCCCGCCTGGGCGGACGACGATACGTACTGGCAAAACCTTGTGCACCTGTATGAACGTCAGTGAAACCGCCGTGCGCGAGGGCATCGAACGCGGCTGTGACCTCGCCGCACTGAAACGGAATCTCGGCTGCGGCACCGGGTGCGGCTCCTGCGTCCCGGAAATCAAGCGCCTGCTGGCGCTACAGACGATCGAAGCCTAG
- the cobA gene encoding uroporphyrinogen-III C-methyltransferase gives MNPSVWLIGAGPGDPELLTLKAVRALGLADVVLIDDLVNPQVLEHCPGARVIRVGKRGGCRSTPQAFIHRLMLRYARQGKVVARLKGGDPCIFGRGGEEADWLAGRGVRCEIVNGITAGLAAATRCGISLTLRGVARGVTLVTAHTQDGTSPNWQALAHAGTTLVVYMGIATLADTRQHLLDAGMPADTAVAMIENASLPEQRECRSTLQAMADDAQAIQLKSPAILVIGEVVGAAMLAAEQLHLHSA, from the coding sequence ATGAACCCAAGCGTATGGCTGATCGGCGCCGGCCCCGGCGACCCGGAATTGCTCACTCTCAAGGCAGTGCGCGCCCTCGGCCTGGCCGACGTGGTGCTGATCGACGATCTGGTCAACCCCCAGGTGCTGGAGCACTGCCCCGGCGCCCGGGTGATTCGCGTCGGCAAGCGCGGCGGCTGTCGCTCCACGCCCCAGGCGTTCATCCACCGCCTGATGTTGCGCTACGCCCGCCAGGGCAAGGTGGTGGCGCGCCTCAAGGGCGGCGACCCGTGCATCTTCGGCCGTGGCGGCGAAGAAGCCGACTGGCTGGCGGGGCGCGGCGTGCGTTGCGAGATCGTCAACGGCATCACCGCCGGCCTGGCTGCAGCGACACGCTGCGGTATCTCCCTGACCCTGCGCGGCGTGGCGCGCGGGGTGACGCTGGTCACCGCGCACACCCAGGACGGCACCTCGCCGAACTGGCAGGCCCTGGCCCACGCCGGCACCACGCTGGTGGTGTACATGGGCATCGCCACCCTGGCCGACACCCGCCAGCATCTGCTGGACGCCGGCATGCCCGCCGACACCGCGGTGGCGATGATCGAGAACGCCTCGCTGCCCGAGCAGCGTGAATGCCGCAGCACGTTGCAGGCGATGGCCGACGACGCCCAGGCCATTCAGTTGAAAAGCCCGGCCATCCTGGTGATCGGCGAGGTGGTTGGCGCCGCCATGCTGGCCGCCGAGCAATTGCACCTGCACAGCGCCTGA
- a CDS encoding nitrate regulatory protein has protein sequence MPDHKMPATLRFMLAARRCELQGLESLSVTCELVTRISQLVHQLQKERGYSNVYLGNQTDHYLHQLDAHSADCAVVEREVHGFFLSMDTAQANAADRARLFNRIAYVLHGFDELPGLRRRIRERQLSPRQATQAFTRLIGGLLAVVFEAADTAADPGLTRLLVALFNFMQGKELAGQERAVGVEGFSRGHFDDELQARLLHLQEGQERCFDIFGEFADAEASALWQGILGTDTVAQVISLRGVARRTSAAAQVDPGLCELWFELNTRRIDAMKQVESHLTQCLLERCRRSIAEAHADLDNHRALLGRVAQMDAASDQALLFSVHSSTLDTPPQGAVGSHLARSVLDLLHEQNQRLQKVSDELQETRETLNERKLIERAKKLLMNDYGLSEEDAYARLRQSAMERSMRLVDVAQSLLTFAARKAQPTPRGDKGKRG, from the coding sequence ATGCCCGATCACAAGATGCCCGCCACCCTGCGTTTCATGCTCGCCGCCCGCCGTTGCGAGCTGCAGGGCCTGGAAAGCCTGTCCGTCACCTGCGAGCTGGTTACCCGGATCAGCCAGCTGGTACACCAGCTGCAGAAGGAACGGGGCTACTCGAACGTCTATCTGGGCAACCAGACGGACCACTATCTGCACCAACTTGATGCCCACAGCGCAGACTGCGCCGTCGTAGAGCGCGAGGTGCATGGTTTTTTTCTGTCCATGGACACCGCCCAGGCCAACGCCGCCGACCGGGCGCGCCTGTTCAACCGCATCGCCTACGTGCTGCATGGCTTCGACGAACTGCCTGGGCTGCGCCGGCGCATCCGTGAACGGCAATTGTCGCCACGCCAGGCGACCCAGGCCTTTACCCGCCTCATCGGCGGGCTTCTGGCGGTGGTCTTCGAAGCGGCCGATACCGCCGCCGACCCCGGCCTCACCCGGCTGCTGGTAGCGCTGTTCAACTTCATGCAGGGCAAGGAGCTCGCCGGCCAGGAACGTGCAGTCGGCGTGGAAGGTTTTTCCCGTGGGCACTTCGATGACGAACTGCAGGCCCGCCTGCTGCATCTGCAGGAAGGCCAGGAGCGCTGCTTCGACATCTTCGGCGAGTTCGCCGATGCCGAGGCCAGTGCCCTGTGGCAGGGTATTCTCGGCACCGACACCGTGGCCCAGGTGATCAGCCTGCGCGGGGTCGCCAGGCGCACCTCCGCCGCGGCCCAGGTGGACCCGGGCTTGTGCGAGCTATGGTTCGAGCTCAACACCAGGCGCATCGACGCCATGAAACAGGTGGAAAGCCACCTGACCCAGTGCCTGCTCGAACGCTGCCGGCGCAGCATCGCCGAAGCCCATGCCGACCTGGACAACCACCGCGCCCTGCTCGGCCGTGTGGCGCAGATGGATGCTGCCAGCGACCAGGCGCTGTTGTTCAGCGTGCACAGCAGCACCCTCGACACCCCACCCCAGGGTGCCGTGGGCAGCCACCTGGCCCGCTCGGTGCTGGATCTTCTCCACGAGCAGAACCAGCGCCTGCAAAAGGTCAGCGACGAACTGCAGGAAACCCGCGAAACCCTCAACGAGCGCAAGCTGATCGAGCGGGCCAAGAAGCTGCTGATGAACGACTACGGCCTGAGCGAAGAGGACGCCTACGCGCGTCTGCGCCAATCGGCCATGGAGCGCAGCATGCGCCTGGTCGACGTGGCCCAGAGCCTGCTCACCTTTGCCGCGCGCAAGGCGCAGCCAACTCCGCGAGGCGACAAGGGCAAGCGCGGCTGA
- a CDS encoding CmpA/NrtA family ABC transporter substrate-binding protein: protein MDDTPREQQNAEERTGLPRRTFLKQSMGLLGGGALMSLLPAGLSSAVWAAGTDGLETTKAKLGFIALTDAAPLFVAEELGLFAKHGMTGVEVLKQSSWGTTRDNLVLGAGSGGIDGAHILTPMPYLMAAGKITTNNTPLPMVLLARLNLNGQGISISKEYADLKLGTDASAFKQAVATKQAKGQKIAAAMTFPGGTHDLWLRYWMAAGGIEPNTDLPTVVIPPPQMVANMKVGSMDAFCVGEPWNAQLINQDIGYSAVTTGELWANHPEKALSLRADYVNANPNATRALLKAVMEAQMFCEAAANKEKVAEICAKRRWIGAPAKDLLARLQGNIDYGNGRVVENSPHLMRFWSEFASYPFQSHDLWFLTENKRWGYLPKDFDSQALIDQVNREDIWRQAAAELGVPAEQIPQGKSRGVETFFDGKTFDPQNPQAYLDSLTLKV from the coding sequence ATGGACGACACGCCACGCGAACAGCAGAACGCCGAAGAAAGAACCGGCCTGCCACGCCGCACCTTCCTCAAGCAGTCCATGGGGCTGCTCGGCGGCGGTGCCTTGATGAGCCTGCTGCCGGCAGGTCTGAGCAGTGCGGTCTGGGCTGCCGGCACGGATGGCCTGGAAACCACCAAGGCCAAACTCGGCTTTATCGCCCTCACCGATGCTGCGCCACTGTTCGTCGCCGAAGAGCTGGGGTTGTTCGCCAAGCACGGCATGACCGGGGTGGAAGTGCTCAAGCAATCCTCCTGGGGCACCACCCGCGACAACCTGGTGCTCGGCGCTGGCAGTGGCGGCATCGACGGTGCCCATATCCTCACGCCGATGCCCTACCTGATGGCCGCCGGCAAGATCACCACCAACAACACGCCGCTGCCGATGGTCCTGCTGGCGCGCCTGAACCTCAACGGCCAGGGCATCTCCATCAGCAAGGAATACGCGGACCTCAAGCTCGGCACCGACGCCAGCGCCTTCAAGCAGGCGGTCGCGACCAAGCAGGCCAAGGGCCAGAAGATCGCCGCGGCCATGACCTTCCCCGGCGGCACCCATGACCTGTGGCTGCGCTACTGGATGGCCGCCGGCGGCATCGAGCCCAACACGGATCTGCCGACGGTGGTCATCCCGCCGCCGCAGATGGTCGCCAACATGAAGGTCGGCAGCATGGATGCCTTCTGCGTCGGCGAGCCATGGAACGCCCAGCTGATCAACCAGGACATCGGCTACAGTGCGGTGACCACCGGCGAGCTGTGGGCCAACCACCCGGAAAAGGCGCTGTCGCTGCGCGCCGACTACGTGAACGCCAACCCCAACGCGACCCGCGCCCTGCTCAAGGCGGTGATGGAAGCGCAGATGTTCTGCGAGGCCGCGGCGAACAAGGAAAAGGTCGCGGAGATCTGCGCCAAGCGCCGCTGGATCGGCGCCCCGGCCAAGGACCTGCTGGCGCGCCTGCAGGGCAACATCGACTACGGCAACGGCCGTGTGGTGGAAAACAGCCCGCACCTGATGCGCTTCTGGAGCGAGTTCGCCTCCTATCCGTTTCAGAGCCACGACCTGTGGTTCCTCACCGAAAACAAGCGCTGGGGCTACCTGCCCAAGGATTTCGACAGCCAGGCACTGATCGACCAGGTCAACCGCGAGGACATCTGGCGCCAGGCGGCGGCCGAACTCGGCGTGCCCGCCGAACAGATTCCCCAGGGTAAATCCCGCGGCGTCGAAACCTTTTTCGACGGCAAGACCTTCGACCCGCAAAACCCGCAAGCCTATCTCGATAGCCTGACTCTCAAGGTCTAA
- the ntrB gene encoding nitrate ABC transporter permease: MNAPVKSLALPAGVIAPSWLKRLSTTLMQSVLPPLVITAALMLVWQLLCSGANAALPPPSQVIEDTWELIVNPFYDNGGTDVGMAWQLLASLERVAYGYALAVVVGVALGVLVGQSTWAMRGLDPLFQILRTVPPLAWLPLSLAGFKDSHPSALFVIFITAIWPIIINTSVGIRNIPEDYRNVAKVLRLNGVEYFQKIMLPAAAPYIFSGLRIGVGLSWLAIIAAEMLIGGVGIGFFIWDAWNASRISDIILALIYVGVVGFVLDRLVLFVGNRITRGTSA; encoded by the coding sequence ATGAATGCGCCCGTCAAATCGCTGGCCCTGCCGGCTGGCGTCATCGCCCCCAGCTGGCTGAAACGCCTGTCGACCACCCTGATGCAGTCGGTGCTGCCGCCGCTGGTGATCACCGCCGCGCTGATGCTCGTCTGGCAACTGCTGTGCAGCGGCGCCAATGCCGCGCTGCCGCCGCCCAGCCAGGTCATCGAGGACACCTGGGAACTGATCGTCAATCCGTTCTACGACAACGGCGGCACCGACGTCGGCATGGCCTGGCAGCTGCTCGCCAGCCTCGAGCGCGTGGCCTATGGCTATGCCCTGGCGGTGGTGGTCGGCGTCGCCCTCGGCGTGCTGGTCGGCCAGTCGACCTGGGCGATGCGCGGCCTCGACCCGCTGTTCCAGATCCTGCGTACCGTGCCGCCGCTGGCCTGGCTGCCGCTGTCGCTGGCCGGTTTCAAGGACAGCCACCCCTCGGCACTGTTCGTGATCTTCATCACCGCCATCTGGCCGATCATCATCAATACCTCGGTGGGCATCCGCAACATTCCCGAGGACTACCGCAACGTCGCCAAGGTGCTGCGCCTCAATGGCGTGGAATACTTCCAGAAGATCATGCTGCCGGCCGCCGCACCGTACATCTTCTCCGGGCTGCGTATCGGCGTGGGCCTGTCGTGGCTGGCGATCATCGCCGCCGAGATGCTGATCGGCGGCGTGGGCATCGGCTTCTTCATCTGGGATGCGTGGAACGCCTCGCGCATCAGCGACATCATTCTCGCCCTGATCTACGTCGGCGTGGTCGGCTTCGTGCTCGACCGTCTGGTGCTGTTCGTCGGCAATCGCATCACCCGCGGCACATCGGCCTGA
- a CDS encoding ABC transporter ATP-binding protein → MSKHYLSIEHVEKYFERDGVTSHVLNQINLNVERGEYISIIGHSGCGKSTVLNIVAGLTDSTSGAVILDGREVRGPGPDRSLVFQNHSLLPWLTVQENVALAVDKVFKHKKSKAERRDWTLHHLELVSMGHALHKRPNEISGGMKQRVGIARALAMEPKVLLLDEPFGALDALTRAHLQDEVMRIQSELHNTVMMITHDVDEAVLLSDRIVMMTNGPSATIGEILSIDLPRPRDRIALADDPRYNAYRHAVLSFLHEKQRKVEPLQRRSTSAPADQQRARA, encoded by the coding sequence ATGAGCAAGCACTACCTGAGCATCGAGCATGTGGAAAAGTACTTCGAGCGTGACGGTGTCACGTCCCACGTCCTGAACCAGATCAACCTCAACGTCGAGCGCGGCGAGTACATCTCCATCATCGGCCATTCCGGCTGCGGCAAGTCGACGGTGCTCAACATCGTCGCCGGCCTCACCGACTCGACCAGCGGTGCGGTGATTCTCGACGGACGCGAGGTACGTGGTCCCGGCCCGGATCGCAGCCTGGTGTTCCAGAACCACTCGCTGCTGCCCTGGCTGACCGTGCAGGAAAACGTCGCCCTGGCGGTGGACAAGGTATTCAAGCACAAGAAGAGCAAGGCCGAGCGCCGCGACTGGACGCTGCATCATCTGGAACTGGTAAGCATGGGCCACGCCCTGCACAAGCGCCCCAACGAGATTTCCGGCGGCATGAAGCAGCGCGTCGGCATCGCCCGCGCCCTGGCGATGGAACCCAAGGTGCTGCTGCTCGACGAGCCGTTCGGCGCACTCGATGCCCTGACCCGCGCCCACCTGCAGGATGAGGTCATGCGCATCCAGAGCGAGCTGCACAACACGGTGATGATGATCACCCACGATGTCGACGAAGCCGTATTGCTCTCCGACCGCATCGTGATGATGACCAACGGCCCATCGGCGACCATCGGCGAGATCCTCAGCATCGACCTGCCGCGCCCGCGCGACCGCATCGCCCTGGCGGACGATCCGCGCTACAACGCCTATCGCCACGCGGTGCTGAGCTTCCTGCATGAAAAACAGCGCAAGGTCGAGCCCCTGCAACGACGTAGCACCAGTGCGCCTGCCGACCAGCAGCGCGCCCGGGCGTAG
- the dcd gene encoding dCTP deaminase, whose protein sequence is MSIKSDKWIRRMAQEHGMIEPYVERQVRGADDSRVISYGVSSYGYDVRCADEFKVFTNIHSAVVDPKNFDAKSFVDIKSDVCIIPPNSFALARTVEFFRIPRDVLTICLGKSTYARCGIIVNVTPLEPEWEGHVTLEFSNTTNLPAKIYANEGVAQMLFLQSDEACEVSYKDRGGKYQGQTGVTLPKA, encoded by the coding sequence ATGAGCATCAAATCGGACAAGTGGATTCGCCGCATGGCCCAGGAACACGGCATGATCGAGCCCTACGTCGAGCGTCAGGTGCGCGGCGCGGACGACAGCCGGGTGATCTCCTACGGGGTGTCCAGCTACGGCTACGACGTGCGCTGCGCCGATGAATTCAAGGTGTTCACCAACATCCACTCGGCGGTGGTGGACCCGAAGAACTTCGATGCCAAGAGCTTCGTCGACATCAAAAGCGACGTGTGCATCATCCCGCCGAACTCCTTCGCCCTGGCGCGCACCGTGGAGTTCTTCCGCATTCCCCGTGACGTGCTGACCATCTGCCTGGGCAAGAGCACCTATGCGCGTTGCGGCATCATCGTCAACGTCACGCCGCTGGAGCCGGAGTGGGAAGGTCACGTGACCCTGGAGTTCTCCAACACCACCAACCTGCCGGCGAAGATCTACGCCAACGAAGGCGTGGCGCAGATGCTGTTCCTGCAGTCCGACGAGGCCTGTGAGGTGTCCTACAAGGATCGTGGCGGCAAGTACCAGGGCCAGACCGGCGTCACCCTGCCAAAGGCCTGA
- a CDS encoding cold-shock protein yields the protein MSNRQTGTVKWFNDEKGYGFITPQSGDDLFVHFKAIQSDGFKSLKEGQQVSFVATRGQKGMQAEEVQVI from the coding sequence ATGTCCAATCGTCAGACTGGCACCGTTAAGTGGTTCAACGATGAAAAAGGCTACGGCTTCATCACCCCGCAATCCGGTGACGACCTGTTCGTACACTTCAAAGCTATCCAGAGCGATGGCTTCAAGAGCCTGAAAGAAGGCCAGCAGGTTTCCTTCGTGGCCACCCGTGGTCAGAAAGGCATGCAAGCTGAGGAAGTTCAGGTTATCTAA